A single window of Nyctibius grandis isolate bNycGra1 chromosome Z, bNycGra1.pri, whole genome shotgun sequence DNA harbors:
- the ZP2 gene encoding LOW QUALITY PROTEIN: zona pellucida sperm-binding protein 2 (The sequence of the model RefSeq protein was modified relative to this genomic sequence to represent the inferred CDS: deleted 2 bases in 1 codon) gives MPVLPEIHPDTIFVQQCLSTSRMWLLLLFGLLLPLAPCADGLGDQDLLESVTCHRDGMEVEFSRELGNYSWHVCVVDVSGEEMVSCDHTMDYERLLLSVLFVNCTSLEHGWHQLRLRLMVNDTMGEEKNITYSTHCDTVHADEITAPFFAGATNCTKDYMAVTFPRLITSLSDEHMVPATPMAWTLSVDDGTRVHQLSLGQAMQQGYNFLADGHNLIFQVAFTATGVVSYKHNNKVLYTVALNLTYGPPEHRLTGASRMLCAPGPATCNATHMTVAIPAFPGTLMAVSVENKTIPMDQLQENGIAVDTKRGVKLHISRGVLKSRLHGESCSGLQSYMSSLKLDFHFHGETVAMVMHPECPCDQRAPITAVCTQDGYMDFEVLADSTTPLLDLDTLRLRDPACRPAFKSSLNDRVWFHVPLNGCGTKYWFDGEKIVYENEVRALWADLPLRRISRDSELRLTVLCSFSNGDASLTIRVDTFPTLASSVNQGPLSLVLLSYPEDSYRQPYRHDQYPIVRYLRQPIFLEVQVLNRNDPNLHLVLDDCWATTSQDPSSLPQWNIVVDGCAYDLDSYRTVFHPVGHGVSYANYRQRLEVKTFAFVSGDKALPGLVYFHCSVLICDRFQPDSPLCITRCPRPSRSKRESGMPGVNSAVVSLQGPVLLVPEGWSVTQGNTLLSQEAWAGITITAVGILSLVAIMLLILAPLKCLKRRRAFLVNVAC, from the exons ATGCCGGTGCTGCCCGAGATCCATCCTGACACGATCTTTGTTCAG CAGTGCTTAAGCACCTCAAGGATGTG GTTGCTGCTCCTGTTTGGCCTTTTGCTGCCCTTGGCCCCTTGTGCTGATGGCCTGGGAGATCAGGATCTATTGG AGAGTGTGACCTGTCacagggatgggatggaggTTGAGTTTTCCAGAGAGCTTGGTAACTACTCCTGGCATGTGTGTGTTGTAG ATGTGAGTGGTGAGGAGATGGTGTCCTGTGACCACACTATGGATTATGAGAGGCTGTTGCTCAGTGTCCTGTTTGTCAACTGCACTAGCCTGGAG CATGGTTGGCACCAGCTAAGGTTGAGGCTGATGGTGAATGACAcaatgggagaagaaaagaacataaCCTACAGCACTCACTGTGATACTGTTCATGCAGATGAAATCACCGCTCCTTTCTTTGCTGGTGCAACAAACTGTACAAAAGACTACATGGCA GTTACTTTCCCAAGACTCATTACAAGCCTCAGTGATGAGCATATG GTTCCAGCAACTCCGATGGCCTGGACTCTCTCAGTTGATGATGGAACCAGAGTACATCAGCTGAGCCTTGGGCAAGCCATGCAGCAAGGCTATAACTTTCTAGCTGATGGCCACAACCTGATCTTTCAGGTGGCCTTTACTGCTACTGGAGTTGTTTCCTACAAG CACAACAATAAGGTGCTCTACACTGTGGCACTCAACCTCACATATGGCCCTCCTGAACATAGACTGACTGGGGCATCCAGAATGCTTTGTGCACCAG GTCCAGCAACCTGTAATGCAACACATATGACTGTTGCTATCCCAGCCTTCCCAGGGACCCTTATGGCTGTGAGTGTAGAGAATAAGACCATCCCCATGGACCAACTTCAGGAAAATGGCATTGCTGTGGACACAAAGAGAGGAGTCAAGCTGCATATTAGCAGGGGAGTTCTGAAGTCCAGG CTACATGGGGAGAGCTGCTCAGGACTTCAGTCCTACATGTCCTCTTTGAAACTGGATTTTCACTTCCATGGGGAGACTGTGGCAATGGTGATGCATCCAGAATGCCCCTGTGACCAGCGTGCACCAATAA CTGCTGTATGCACCCAGGATGGGTACATGGATTTTGAAGTCCTTGCTGACAGTACTACACCACTGCTAGACTTGGATACATTGAGGCTCAGAGATCCTGCATGCCGGCCAGCCTTTAAGTCATCTTTGAATGACAGGGTTTGGTTTCATGTCCCACTGAATGGGTGTGGGACCAAGTATTGG TTTGATGGAGAGAAGATTGTTTATGAGAATGAGGTGAGGGCATTATGGGCAGACCTTCCACTGCGCAGGATCTCCAGGGACAGTGAACTCAG GCTAACAGTCCTGTGCTCCTTCAGCAATGGTGATGCCTCCCTCACTATAAGGGTAGAC ACCTTCCCTACTCTGGCTTCTTCAGTGAACCAAGGTCCCCTCTCCTTAGTTCTTCTAAGCTACCCAG AGGACTCATACAGGCAGCCATACCGTCATGATCAGTATCCAATAGTAAGGTACCTACGGCAGCCCATCTTTCTGGAAGTTCAGGTCCTGAACCGCAATGATCCCAACCTCCATTTGGTATTGGATGACTGTTGGGCAACAACTTCACAAGATCCAAGCTCGCTTCCCCAGTGGAATATTGTTGTTGATGG GTGTGCATATGACCTGGACAGCTACAGGACTGTGTTTCATCCTGTGGGGCATGGTGTCAGCTATGCTAACTATCGCCAAAGGCTGGAAGTGAAGACTTTTGCCTTTGTCTCTGGTGACAAAGCTCTCCCTGGTCTA GTGTACTTCCATTGCAGTGTGCTGATCTGTGACCGTTTTCAGCCAGACTCCCCTCTGTGTATAACAAGATGCCCTAGGCCATCTAGAAGCAAGCGAG AGAGTGGGATGCCAGGTGTGAACTCTGCAGTGGTGAGCTTGCAGGGTCCTGTCCTCCTTGTGCCAGAAGGATGGTCTGTGACCCAAG GGAACACTCTCTTGAGCCAGGAAGCATGGGCTGGCATTACAATAACTGCTGTTGGCATTCTCTCTCTGGTGGCCATAATGCTACTAATTTTGGCTCCTCTTAAATGCCTAAAGAGGAGAAGAGCGTTCCTGGTAAATGTGGCATGCtag